One Nostoc punctiforme PCC 73102 DNA window includes the following coding sequences:
- a CDS encoding PfaB family protein, giving the protein MEEFAQNKIHKIAIVGMDCYLGGGCKGLDTFERSIYEGTQHFISRPPQRWQAIEAQQQLLKNYSLPDGVAPLGAYIKDFEIDTFSLEIPPEEVDNFNPQELLMLQVADNALKDAALRKSTRIAIIIAITKDLTLHQQKEQVEDNEYTDYIENSPANYISKLWNFAGPTFTLIAEQNSVFKALELAQKLLAIREVDAVLVGAIDLAGDGASVLQRNEITKVNTGVNTLSYDQKANGWIVGEGAAAVVLKLHETAKRENNRIYATIDALSLVENSKSKIHSLTVPNSEMIAQACQQAFHLADIKPRDINYLEVVGSGIPQQDESEIQGLLAAYRTFEPNLTCAIGSIKANIGHTYAASGIVSLIKTALCLYHRYIPAVPQWSGPKMPEIWRDSPFYVASESKPWFLEKGATRRIAAINGMEIDGSYAHLILSEEVYQQHHSSRYLEQMPYYVFAIAADDQSTLLEEIRTLQQTIQNCSSLSTAARLTFKAFQQHQQATYAVAILGHNQDELQREIQHSLKGIVNAFKTGKDWQSPLGSYFTAKPLGQKSKIAFVYPGAFSAYIGLGRNLFRLFPQLYDDPFIRSIYNRVANVEKLIYPRSLEKLSNRQLEVLEQQLLNDSVAVLESEMACAGLMTAILKNYFQLKSECAFGYSLGEISMMLAQGVWTQFQEGSEGFNSSSLLKTRLSGEKNAVREYWGLPQEQNQQGEDFWRNYILMCPVSRVQETIKYENRVYLPLINTTEEVAIAGEIQACQRVIASLNCNAFSAPFTHVIHCEAMRSEYDELVRLNTLPSRNIPETIFYSAAEYKPIDLDSHSIAHNIAQNLCQQLNFPQLINRVYEDGFKIFLEVGAGSNCSRWIDKTLNAKEHITVSLNKRGVDDHASIIKALAKLLSHRVDLDLSPLYSQEPEIFNQSQPSVKTITLDNTKISYTSLNKKNQEILQDISFRYPIKTVNQQQSQLSELKEFPKMNSSLLSNPTKSLENTSRNLESLQEQVNFQNSSQPTQLLLQERNESVEKLQINENLVTEQENNQFALTPSLKTSSIVDETNLLNLHSPYYQKLSENASRMTKAHAVFLQARQESLKQISVIIQLQIACYQKLFES; this is encoded by the coding sequence ATGGAAGAATTTGCACAAAATAAAATTCATAAAATAGCGATTGTAGGGATGGATTGCTATTTGGGTGGCGGCTGCAAGGGATTAGATACCTTTGAACGCAGTATTTATGAGGGAACTCAGCATTTTATTTCCAGACCTCCTCAGCGATGGCAAGCAATAGAAGCACAACAACAGTTGTTGAAAAACTACAGTCTTCCCGATGGTGTAGCACCATTAGGTGCATATATTAAAGATTTTGAAATTGATACTTTCAGTTTAGAAATACCACCAGAAGAAGTAGACAATTTTAACCCTCAAGAACTGTTGATGCTTCAGGTTGCTGATAATGCTCTAAAAGATGCGGCACTTCGTAAAAGTACGAGAATAGCAATTATTATTGCTATTACTAAAGATCTAACTCTGCATCAACAAAAAGAGCAAGTTGAAGATAATGAATATACCGACTACATCGAAAACAGTCCAGCTAATTATATTTCCAAACTGTGGAATTTTGCTGGACCGACATTCACATTAATTGCCGAACAAAATTCTGTTTTTAAAGCCTTGGAGCTTGCCCAAAAGCTACTCGCAATCAGAGAAGTAGACGCTGTTTTAGTCGGTGCGATTGACCTTGCTGGGGATGGCGCTAGTGTTTTACAACGAAATGAAATAACAAAAGTTAACACAGGTGTGAATACTCTCAGTTACGACCAGAAAGCCAATGGCTGGATAGTCGGTGAGGGTGCGGCGGCTGTAGTATTGAAGCTCCACGAAACAGCAAAACGAGAGAACAATCGCATATATGCAACGATTGACGCTCTTAGTCTTGTGGAAAATTCAAAATCTAAAATTCACTCTCTCACGGTTCCAAATTCTGAAATGATAGCCCAGGCTTGTCAACAGGCTTTTCATCTTGCAGATATCAAACCAAGAGATATCAACTATTTGGAAGTTGTTGGTAGTGGAATTCCCCAGCAAGATGAGTCAGAAATTCAAGGGTTGCTCGCAGCTTATCGCACATTTGAGCCAAATTTAACTTGTGCGATCGGGAGTATTAAAGCAAATATAGGTCATACCTATGCTGCATCGGGGATAGTTAGCCTGATTAAAACAGCACTTTGCCTGTATCATCGTTACATTCCCGCAGTTCCCCAGTGGTCTGGTCCTAAAATGCCAGAGATTTGGCGAGATAGTCCCTTTTATGTCGCTTCTGAATCAAAACCCTGGTTTTTAGAAAAAGGAGCCACTAGAAGAATAGCTGCGATTAACGGGATGGAGATAGATGGGAGTTATGCACATTTAATTTTGTCAGAGGAAGTATATCAGCAACATCACAGCAGCAGGTATTTAGAGCAAATGCCTTACTATGTGTTTGCGATCGCAGCTGACGATCAATCAACCCTATTAGAGGAAATCCGTACTCTTCAACAAACCATTCAAAATTGTTCTTCCCTATCTACTGCTGCTAGGCTGACTTTTAAAGCTTTTCAACAGCATCAACAGGCAACTTATGCAGTAGCAATTCTCGGACACAATCAAGATGAATTGCAGCGCGAAATTCAGCACTCCCTCAAGGGTATTGTCAATGCCTTCAAGACAGGGAAAGACTGGCAAAGTCCTCTAGGCAGCTATTTTACAGCAAAACCACTAGGTCAAAAAAGTAAAATTGCTTTCGTTTACCCAGGTGCCTTTAGTGCTTATATCGGTCTAGGTCGGAATCTGTTTCGCTTATTCCCTCAACTTTACGACGATCCTTTCATCAGAAGCATCTACAACCGTGTCGCCAACGTAGAAAAACTTATTTATCCCCGAAGCTTAGAAAAATTGTCAAACAGGCAATTAGAAGTCCTCGAACAGCAATTGCTCAATGATTCAGTAGCAGTACTCGAATCAGAGATGGCCTGTGCTGGACTCATGACAGCAATTCTGAAAAATTATTTCCAACTCAAATCCGAATGTGCTTTTGGTTATAGCTTGGGCGAAATCAGTATGATGTTGGCTCAGGGTGTCTGGACTCAGTTTCAAGAAGGTAGCGAGGGCTTTAACTCATCATCTCTGCTGAAGACAAGGCTATCTGGTGAAAAAAATGCTGTGCGCGAGTATTGGGGATTACCTCAAGAGCAGAATCAACAAGGCGAAGATTTTTGGCGCAATTATATTCTCATGTGTCCAGTATCCCGCGTTCAGGAAACTATCAAATATGAAAACCGCGTCTATTTGCCTTTAATTAACACTACAGAAGAAGTTGCGATCGCTGGTGAAATCCAAGCCTGTCAGCGAGTTATCGCTAGCCTAAATTGTAATGCTTTTTCTGCTCCCTTCACCCATGTAATTCATTGCGAGGCAATGCGCTCTGAGTACGATGAACTTGTGAGATTAAATACATTACCTAGCCGAAACATCCCAGAGACTATTTTCTATTCCGCAGCTGAGTATAAACCCATTGACCTTGATAGCCATTCTATTGCTCACAATATTGCTCAAAATCTCTGTCAACAGCTTAATTTTCCTCAGCTAATTAATCGCGTCTATGAAGATGGCTTCAAAATATTCCTCGAAGTAGGTGCTGGTAGTAACTGTTCTAGATGGATTGATAAAACCCTTAATGCAAAAGAACACATCACAGTGTCTCTTAATAAAAGAGGTGTAGACGATCATGCTTCTATTATCAAAGCTTTAGCCAAACTCCTCAGCCACAGAGTTGATCTGGATTTATCACCACTATATTCTCAAGAGCCAGAAATTTTCAACCAAAGCCAACCTAGTGTGAAAACTATAACCTTGGACAATACCAAGATTAGTTACACATCTTTGAATAAAAAAAATCAAGAAATCCTTCAAGATATCTCTTTTAGATATCCCATCAAAACTGTTAATCAGCAGCAATCTCAACTATCAGAATTAAAGGAATTTCCAAAAATGAATTCTTCTTTGCTCTCTAATCCTACCAAAAGTCTTGAAAACACCTCTAGAAATCTAGAAAGTCTCCAAGAGCAAGTTAACTTTCAAAATAGCAGCCAACCTACTCAGTTATTGTTACAAGAACGCAATGAAAGTGTAGAAAAATTACAAATTAACGAAAATTTGGTAACAGAACAGGAAAATAATCAATTCGCTTTGACCCCTAGTTTGAAAACATCCAGCATTGTTGACGAAACCAATTTGCTCAATTTACACAGTCCTTACTATCAAAAGCTGAGTGAGAACGCTTCCAGGATGACCAAAGCTCATGCTGTCTTTTTACAAGCACGACAGGAGTCACTAAAGCAAATTAGCGTCATCATTCAGTTGCAAATAGCTTGTTATCAAAAGTTATTTGAATCATAA
- a CDS encoding type I polyketide synthase → MTASRIEAVLAQLQEEVSNCEQALLKLIQVKKVMVENAPLTSEINRPQQKTDIAIIGMASIFPQSKNLQEYWEKIIHKVDCITDVPSSRWSVEDYYDPNPRTPDKTYCKRGGFIPDVNFNPMEFGLPPNSLEVTDISQLLGLIVAKAAMEDAGYGESRQFNSDIYDRLRQRTGVILGVALGRQLAVPLTVRMQYPVWEKVLKGSGLSDDDTQKIIEKIKSAYVQWDENAFPGMLANVVTGRIANRLDLGGTNCVVDAACASSLGALKMAMSELIEHRADMMITGGVDTDNSIMAYMCFSKTPAVSQGENVKPFDAESDGMMLGEGVGMLVLKRLEDAQRDNDRIYAVIKGIGTSSDGRYKSIYAPRPEGQMRALHRAYEDAGFSPTSVGLIEAHGTGTMAGDPAEFSSIKEVFGENNPKKQHIALGTVKSQIGHTKAAAGAASLIKTALALHHKVLPATINVTKPHPKLDIDSSPFYLNTETRPWISGDDQPRRAGVSSFGFGGTNYHVVLEEYTSQHQQPYRLHKPSQSVLLFASTPEELLSRIQEIRQQLQSDTGEQLYTELIAASQSLEIPVTNARLGFVADSLTQACDLLQTSIDLLTSKLQAESWEYPQGIYYRKTGIATEGKVVALFSGQGSQYLEMGRELLINFPDLGQTYAQIDNLLREDGLQPLSEVVFPNPVFDLDQKTAQMKVLQQTEYAQPAIGAFSAGLYKILQQAGFKPDFVAGHSFGELTALWAAGVLNEKDYLFLVKARGQAMAAPKDPLLDAGAMLAVKGDVNQVTELIQNFPQVTIANLNSPNQMVLAGTKAEIANVQEALKTQGFSSILLGVSAAFHTPLVAYAQQPFARAIEKVTFNEPQIPVYTNVTGKRYPNEPQVIQKLLKEHLKNQVLFKQEIENIYAEGGYCFIEFGPRSVLTNLVKDILSDRPHLAVALNASHLKDSDRTLRQAVLQLRVAGLPLQNLDPYQLEYKIPEASPNQLLNVRLNSTNYVSEKTKQSFEKAMQNGHHVNGNKPNFSHSAEKVAVNGQSPVGNGNKPHSVTANPSHSAEKVTVNGGVKSVQNGQSDQLDIKSLQPSSELPLSYLRAIDNLEYSLIDFSRNQHEILQVHEQSLNNQTEYTKTFFQLMEQQHAVWGNSKFSEPHTETQQLVISSSERSIMRFHEHQTDSLRIHEQYLNYQQEYTNNFFQLLQRNYQPSPSNTTQQNLIPPVNYQPSPVAPPAEEDNPVRETAPVALPSNGFATKSEPVLTNGNGTNGNGNGNGAHHQATAVLDVTPLKENTAPIEIAPEPPLIIDQATLSETLINIVSDKTGYPTEMLELTMDIEADLGIDSIKRVEILGALLELYPDLPKPDPEEVGQLRTLAQIAEYMGKIASEISGAIPATGFVNAPNDSGSGLAVSVAEREQGAEGDGEDKGDEGNGGVTAIPSSSPPSPSSPELTNIVFNVVSEKTGYSTTMLDLSMDIETDLGIDAVKLVEIFEALLELYPDLPKMNSEALAQLRTLGQIVAHIEKAQESGKEFSQSPIPNPQCPTPSPQSSILRNPVRLKYLPEPDVLDFTLPDNHIALLTDDGSLTTAKLAETLFKRGWKTVVLTFPSTVIAKQSPLPEGISRVVLADLSEEHLREQLGAIATNYGQIATFIHLNPSTHDDISNHVRYLESEKAILRHVFLIAKYLKEPLNQAAVQGRSSFITVARLDGEFGLGQKTNFGAIGAGLFGLTKSLNQEWESVFCRAIDLSPDLDAETSAQHILAELHDPNLLVVEVGYNSQERVTLVCEQEEQKNREQEIDGIPFAPNTFSSNVFPIPNAKSQVFLVSGGAKGITAQCVIKLAQRYQCKFILVGRSTADPEPVWTEGYLSEADLKKRIMEDFFAKGEKPTPAMVQKKFNAISSSREIATTLQAINKAGGKAEYLNVDVTDAIALQEQVANAVKRFGPVTGIIHGAGNLADKRIEKKSVQDFETVYTAKVKGLENLLRCVTPSQLNYLVLFSSVVGFYGNVGQSDYAIANEILNKSAHLVKRNHPHSHVVAINWGPWDSGMVSPELKQAFAERNIETIPVDIGTEMLVDELASTNQETVQVVIGSPLVYIPEKLPSELRTFRIQRQLTLAANPFLQDHVIAGYPVLPATCGLLWIANACEQIYPGYKAFSCTNYKVLKGLIFDENLATEYTLELQEVAKHDINEIDFDAKIWSKTPEGKIRYHFSSQMKLKREILIPPTHEFMNLSQDHKITATTSSLYQNGAASLFHGFTFQGVKSVLNANLDKIAIECYLPEPGERQQGQFPVQTFNPYIADVQIHAFWIWAQHFYQVACLPSEIKTFEQFAAVPFDETFYVSCEIKSKTESSLVVDVIAHNQQGKIYTRMLGAKGTILPKQLDEI, encoded by the coding sequence ATGACTGCTTCTAGAATTGAAGCTGTTTTAGCACAGTTGCAAGAAGAAGTTAGCAATTGTGAACAGGCTCTACTAAAGCTCATACAGGTGAAAAAAGTTATGGTTGAGAATGCACCGTTAACCAGCGAAATAAATAGACCTCAGCAAAAAACAGATATTGCAATTATTGGGATGGCTTCAATCTTTCCCCAATCCAAAAATTTACAGGAATATTGGGAAAAAATAATTCACAAAGTTGATTGTATTACTGATGTTCCCTCTTCGCGTTGGAGTGTAGAGGATTATTACGATCCTAACCCCAGAACACCTGATAAGACCTATTGTAAAAGAGGTGGATTTATCCCGGATGTCAATTTCAATCCGATGGAATTTGGGCTGCCACCCAACAGCCTAGAAGTCACAGATATATCGCAATTGCTAGGTCTGATTGTTGCGAAAGCAGCGATGGAAGATGCAGGTTACGGCGAATCTCGACAGTTTAACAGCGATATCTACGATCGCCTTCGCCAACGCACTGGTGTAATCTTAGGTGTGGCACTAGGCAGACAGTTGGCGGTTCCTCTGACTGTGAGAATGCAGTACCCGGTTTGGGAAAAAGTCCTCAAAGGCAGTGGCTTATCTGACGATGATACACAAAAAATCATTGAGAAAATCAAAAGTGCTTATGTGCAGTGGGATGAGAATGCCTTCCCCGGTATGCTGGCAAACGTAGTTACAGGAAGAATTGCCAATCGCCTAGATTTGGGCGGAACTAACTGTGTAGTAGATGCCGCTTGCGCCAGTTCATTAGGTGCGCTCAAAATGGCAATGAGCGAGCTAATTGAGCATCGAGCCGATATGATGATCACTGGCGGAGTTGACACCGACAACTCAATTATGGCCTACATGTGCTTCAGCAAAACTCCTGCTGTTTCCCAAGGTGAGAATGTTAAACCTTTCGATGCAGAATCAGATGGGATGATGCTAGGTGAAGGTGTGGGAATGTTAGTCCTGAAACGCCTTGAGGATGCCCAGCGAGATAATGACCGAATCTATGCAGTCATTAAAGGCATTGGAACTTCTAGCGATGGTCGCTATAAAAGTATCTATGCGCCACGTCCAGAAGGTCAAATGAGAGCTTTGCATCGTGCTTACGAAGATGCCGGATTTTCGCCTACAAGTGTTGGTTTGATTGAAGCACACGGCACTGGTACTATGGCTGGAGATCCCGCCGAATTCTCATCTATAAAAGAAGTTTTTGGCGAGAACAATCCCAAAAAACAGCATATTGCTCTTGGAACTGTCAAATCGCAGATTGGACATACAAAAGCTGCTGCGGGTGCGGCAAGTCTAATCAAAACGGCTTTAGCTTTACACCACAAAGTATTACCAGCCACGATTAATGTCACCAAACCGCATCCTAAATTAGATATTGATAGTTCCCCATTTTATTTAAATACCGAAACCAGACCTTGGATTAGTGGCGATGACCAACCAAGACGTGCAGGGGTAAGTTCTTTTGGCTTTGGTGGCACAAATTATCACGTCGTTTTGGAAGAATACACAAGTCAACATCAGCAACCCTATCGTTTACACAAACCTTCTCAGTCGGTGTTGCTATTTGCGTCAACACCTGAAGAATTGTTATCGCGCATTCAAGAAATTAGACAGCAATTGCAATCAGATACGGGAGAACAGCTTTATACAGAATTGATTGCGGCTTCTCAATCTTTAGAAATTCCGGTTACAAATGCCAGACTTGGGTTTGTTGCTGATTCTCTCACTCAAGCTTGTGACTTGCTGCAAACAAGTATTGACTTGCTCACAAGCAAACTGCAAGCAGAATCATGGGAATATCCCCAAGGAATTTACTATCGCAAAACTGGCATAGCAACAGAGGGGAAGGTGGTTGCCCTATTTTCTGGACAAGGTTCGCAATACTTAGAAATGGGTCGGGAACTCCTAATTAACTTCCCTGACTTGGGGCAGACTTATGCTCAAATTGATAACCTTTTACGTGAAGACGGTTTGCAGCCCCTTTCGGAGGTTGTTTTCCCGAACCCTGTGTTTGATCTAGATCAAAAGACTGCCCAGATGAAGGTGTTGCAGCAAACAGAATACGCACAGCCGGCTATTGGAGCTTTTAGCGCTGGTTTGTACAAGATATTGCAACAGGCTGGGTTTAAGCCAGATTTCGTTGCCGGACATAGCTTTGGAGAACTGACTGCTTTGTGGGCTGCGGGAGTTTTGAATGAGAAAGATTACCTTTTCTTGGTCAAAGCTAGAGGTCAAGCGATGGCTGCACCAAAAGATCCTCTGTTGGATGCGGGAGCAATGTTGGCGGTCAAAGGGGATGTAAATCAGGTTACAGAACTAATTCAGAATTTCCCGCAAGTCACCATTGCTAACTTGAATTCTCCAAATCAGATGGTGTTAGCAGGGACGAAAGCTGAAATTGCTAATGTACAGGAGGCTCTGAAAACTCAAGGGTTCTCTAGCATTTTGTTGGGAGTTTCCGCAGCCTTTCACACTCCATTAGTAGCTTATGCACAGCAACCCTTTGCTAGAGCAATTGAGAAAGTTACTTTTAATGAGCCACAAATCCCGGTTTATACAAATGTTACCGGGAAGCGTTACCCGAATGAGCCGCAAGTTATTCAAAAACTCCTCAAAGAACACCTGAAAAATCAGGTGCTGTTTAAGCAAGAAATTGAAAATATTTACGCTGAAGGCGGTTACTGCTTTATTGAATTTGGGCCGCGAAGCGTTCTTACCAACTTGGTAAAAGATATCCTAAGCGATCGCCCTCATTTAGCTGTAGCTTTAAATGCTAGTCATCTCAAAGATAGCGATCGCACTTTGCGGCAAGCTGTTCTACAGTTACGCGTTGCTGGATTACCTTTGCAAAACTTAGACCCCTATCAACTGGAGTACAAAATCCCAGAAGCTTCTCCAAATCAGCTCTTGAATGTCCGTTTAAATAGCACTAACTATGTATCAGAAAAAACCAAGCAGTCCTTTGAAAAAGCTATGCAAAATGGGCATCATGTTAATGGTAATAAACCTAACTTCTCTCATTCAGCAGAGAAGGTAGCTGTCAACGGTCAATCTCCCGTTGGAAATGGCAATAAACCTCACTCAGTAACAGCTAACCCCTCTCATTCAGCAGAGAAAGTAACAGTCAACGGTGGAGTGAAATCTGTGCAGAATGGGCAATCAGATCAACTCGATATTAAGTCTTTGCAACCTAGTTCAGAACTTCCTCTAAGTTATTTAAGAGCTATAGATAACTTAGAATACTCCCTAATTGATTTCAGTCGCAATCAACATGAAATCTTGCAGGTTCATGAACAATCTTTAAACAATCAGACAGAATATACTAAAACCTTCTTCCAACTCATGGAGCAACAACATGCGGTGTGGGGAAATAGTAAATTCAGCGAACCACATACAGAAACACAGCAACTGGTAATCTCCAGTTCAGAGCGCAGCATCATGCGGTTTCACGAGCATCAAACTGATAGTCTCCGTATCCATGAGCAATATCTCAACTATCAGCAAGAATACACTAACAACTTTTTCCAATTGCTTCAGCGAAATTATCAACCGTCGCCCAGCAATACCACTCAACAGAATCTGATACCGCCAGTCAATTATCAACCAAGTCCAGTAGCTCCACCAGCCGAAGAGGATAATCCTGTTCGGGAGACTGCACCGGTTGCTTTACCGAGTAACGGATTTGCCACTAAATCGGAGCCAGTTTTAACTAATGGTAACGGCACAAATGGTAATGGTAATGGTAATGGCGCACATCATCAAGCAACAGCAGTTCTGGATGTTACTCCATTAAAGGAGAATACTGCACCTATAGAAATTGCACCCGAACCACCACTAATTATCGATCAAGCTACCCTGAGTGAAACTTTAATTAATATCGTTAGTGATAAAACCGGCTATCCAACGGAGATGTTAGAGCTAACGATGGATATCGAGGCAGATTTGGGGATTGATTCGATCAAACGTGTAGAAATTCTCGGAGCGTTGTTAGAACTATATCCCGATTTGCCCAAGCCGGATCCCGAAGAAGTAGGACAGCTACGCACACTGGCTCAAATAGCTGAATATATGGGGAAAATTGCATCTGAGATTTCTGGTGCGATACCTGCGACGGGCTTTGTCAACGCCCCAAATGATTCAGGGAGCGGGCTTGCCGTGAGCGTAGCCGAACGGGAGCAGGGAGCAGAAGGAGATGGAGAAGATAAGGGAGATGAGGGAAATGGAGGAGTAACAGCAATACCTTCCTCATCCCCACCATCCCCCTCATCTCCAGAGCTTACTAACATTGTGTTCAATGTCGTTAGTGAAAAGACAGGCTATTCGACGACGATGTTAGATTTGTCGATGGATATAGAGACAGATTTGGGAATTGATGCTGTCAAACTTGTGGAAATTTTCGAAGCGTTGCTAGAACTATACCCGGATTTACCCAAGATGAATTCAGAAGCATTGGCTCAATTACGTACCCTTGGACAAATTGTTGCACATATAGAAAAAGCACAAGAAAGCGGGAAAGAGTTTTCCCAATCCCCAATTCCCAATCCCCAATGCCCAACCCCCAGTCCCCAATCCTCAATTCTTCGCAATCCTGTCAGACTCAAATATCTTCCCGAACCTGATGTTTTAGATTTCACCTTACCCGATAACCATATCGCCTTGCTTACCGATGATGGTTCTCTGACTACGGCGAAACTAGCTGAGACTCTGTTCAAACGCGGCTGGAAAACCGTTGTCTTAACTTTTCCTTCAACCGTGATTGCTAAACAATCTCCGTTACCTGAAGGGATTAGCCGTGTGGTGCTTGCAGATTTGAGTGAGGAGCATTTGCGAGAACAGTTAGGAGCGATCGCTACTAACTATGGACAAATAGCTACATTTATCCATCTGAATCCTTCCACTCACGACGATATAAGCAACCATGTCCGTTATCTAGAATCAGAAAAAGCCATCCTTCGCCATGTCTTTCTCATCGCCAAATATCTTAAAGAACCGCTCAATCAAGCAGCAGTTCAAGGACGTAGTAGTTTTATAACTGTGGCTCGTCTGGATGGCGAATTTGGACTAGGACAAAAAACTAACTTCGGTGCAATTGGCGCTGGACTATTCGGACTTACTAAAAGTTTGAACCAGGAATGGGAATCTGTATTTTGCCGAGCCATTGACCTCAGTCCTGATTTAGATGCCGAAACATCAGCACAGCATATCCTCGCCGAACTTCACGACCCAAATCTATTAGTTGTGGAAGTGGGATATAACTCACAAGAGCGAGTAACCCTAGTATGTGAACAGGAAGAACAAAAAAATAGAGAGCAGGAAATCGACGGAATCCCCTTTGCACCCAACACTTTTTCCTCCAACGTTTTCCCCATCCCTAATGCCAAATCCCAAGTATTTCTCGTAAGCGGCGGTGCGAAAGGGATAACGGCTCAGTGTGTGATTAAACTAGCGCAGCGTTATCAATGCAAATTTATCTTGGTGGGTCGTTCCACCGCCGATCCAGAACCCGTATGGACTGAAGGTTACTTAAGCGAAGCAGATTTGAAAAAGCGGATTATGGAGGATTTCTTCGCCAAAGGCGAAAAACCCACACCTGCAATGGTGCAGAAAAAGTTTAACGCTATTTCATCTAGTCGCGAAATTGCTACAACCTTACAAGCTATCAACAAGGCGGGTGGAAAAGCTGAATATTTAAATGTTGATGTGACTGATGCGATCGCACTTCAAGAGCAAGTTGCTAATGCTGTCAAGCGTTTTGGCCCGGTAACAGGAATTATTCATGGGGCTGGAAATCTAGCTGATAAGCGGATTGAGAAAAAATCAGTCCAAGATTTTGAAACAGTTTACACTGCCAAAGTTAAAGGTCTAGAAAACCTGTTGCGGTGTGTAACACCTAGCCAACTGAATTATTTAGTCCTGTTTTCTTCTGTAGTTGGTTTCTACGGAAACGTGGGACAGTCAGATTATGCGATCGCTAATGAAATTCTCAACAAATCAGCCCACCTTGTCAAACGCAACCATCCCCATTCTCATGTAGTAGCGATTAATTGGGGCCCTTGGGATAGTGGTATGGTTTCTCCTGAATTAAAGCAAGCTTTTGCTGAACGGAATATCGAGACTATTCCTGTTGATATTGGTACAGAAATGTTAGTTGATGAATTAGCTAGCACCAATCAAGAAACTGTGCAAGTTGTAATTGGTAGTCCCTTAGTATATATCCCAGAAAAGTTACCAAGCGAGTTGAGAACTTTTCGGATTCAGAGGCAACTAACATTAGCAGCTAATCCATTTTTACAAGATCATGTAATTGCTGGCTATCCAGTTCTCCCCGCGACTTGTGGACTCTTATGGATTGCTAACGCTTGCGAACAAATCTATCCTGGTTATAAAGCCTTCAGTTGTACAAATTATAAAGTTTTGAAGGGACTAATATTTGATGAAAATTTAGCAACTGAATACACTTTAGAATTGCAAGAAGTTGCTAAACATGATATTAATGAGATAGATTTTGATGCCAAAATCTGGAGTAAAACGCCAGAAGGTAAAATCCGTTATCATTTTAGTAGTCAGATGAAATTGAAGCGGGAAATTCTTATTCCCCCAACACACGAATTTATGAACTTAAGCCAGGATCATAAAATCACCGCGACGACTTCATCACTTTATCAAAATGGGGCAGCTAGCTTATTTCACGGATTTACCTTTCAAGGTGTAAAATCTGTTTTAAATGCCAATCTGGACAAGATCGCCATAGAATGCTACTTGCCAGAGCCTGGAGAAAGACAACAAGGACAATTCCCAGTCCAAACATTCAATCCCTACATTGCAGATGTGCAGATTCATGCATTTTGGATTTGGGCGCAGCATTTTTATCAGGTAGCTTGTTTACCTTCAGAAATCAAAACTTTTGAACAGTTTGCTGCCGTTCCATTTGATGAAACATTTTACGTTTCTTGTGAAATAAAATCAAAGACAGAATCGAGTTTAGTTGTTGATGTCATCGCCCATAATCAGCAAGGGAAAATATATACCCGAATGCTTGGTGCTAAGGGAACTATTTTACCCAAGCAACTAGATGAAATTTAA